A genomic segment from Danio aesculapii chromosome 17, fDanAes4.1, whole genome shotgun sequence encodes:
- the lrrc57 gene encoding leucine-rich repeat-containing protein 57 — MGNSALKAHLETSQKTGVFQLTGKGLTEFPEDLQKLTANLRTVDLSNNKIEVLPAFIGSFQHLKSFTISSNKLTSLPNDIGKLKKLETLILNGNQLKQLPSSIGQLKSLRTLSLSGNQFKEFPGGLGTLRQLDVLDLSKNQIQMVPAEVAELQAIEINLNQNQISSVTQEVSRTPRLKVLRLEENCLELSSIPISILTDSQVSLLSVEGNLFEVKKMRDLEGYDKYMERFTATKKKFA; from the exons ATGGGGAACAGTGCGCTCAAAGCTCATTTGGAAACATCTCAGAAGACTGGAGTCTTTCAGCTGACCGGAAAGGGTTTGACAGAG TTCCCAGAGGACCTGCAGAAACTCACAGCAAACCTGCGGACAGTCGATCTGTCCAACAACAAGATCGAGGTGCTTCCAGCATTCATAGGAAGCTTCCAGCATCTCAAGAGTTTTACCATAAGTAGCAATAAACTGA cCAGTCTACCAAATGACATTGGCAAGCTCAAGAAGCTGGAAACCCTTATTTTAAATGGAAACCAGCTAAAACAGCTTCCTTCTTCAATCGGTCAGCTCAAGTCCTTGCGCACCCTGAGCCTGTCCGGCAACCAGTTCAAAGAGTTTCCCGGTGGCCTTGGCACCCTTCGCCAGCTTGATGTTCTGGATCTTTCCAAAAATCAGATCCAGATGGTTCCTGCAGAGGTGGCTGAACTGCAAGCCATTGAAATCAACCTCAATCAGAATCAG ATTTCAAGCGTGACTCAAGAGGTGTCTCGCACACCCAGACTGAAGGTCTTGCGGCTAGAGGAGAACTGTCTGGAGCTCTCCTCTATCCCCATCTCCATCCTCACAGACTCCCAGGTGTCCCTGCTGTCTGTCGAGGGCAATTTGTTTGAGGTCAAAAAGATGCGTGACCTGGAAGGATATGATAAA